The proteins below are encoded in one region of Apium graveolens cultivar Ventura chromosome 4, ASM990537v1, whole genome shotgun sequence:
- the LOC141719787 gene encoding uncharacterized protein LOC141719787, with translation MPEEQLIQQPGKWKLFIDGSVAGSKYGAGLILSSPDGFEICQDIRFTFHFIKNEAEYEAQLVGMSLAKNLEEKHLRVFIDFMLVVKHFSGEFEQRDPRTRAYDIEVKELSLSFQSFELSQISRENNSRADALSRLASAETRSLNGSIYLTEVKTPSIDKKQYMEICQVITWMIPILAILEKGTLPLSKKDAHKIKYRASGYTIINGKLYRMSASPPLFQCLDTEEQKLALEMVHEGICGEHLARTALAFKIF, from the coding sequence ATGCCCGAAGAGCAGTTGATCCAACAGCCGGGGAAATGGAAACTCTTTATCGACGGGTCAGTAGCAGGGTCAAAGTATGGGGCAGGCCTTATCCTATCATCTCCCGATGGATTTGAGATATGCCAGGACATTCGGTTCACTTTCCACTTCATCAAAAATGAGGCCGAATACGAAGCCCAACTTGTTGGGATGAGCTTGGCGAAGAACCTAGAGGAAAAACATCTAAGGGTGTTCATTGACTTTATGTTGGTGGTGAAGCACTTCTCAGGAGAATTCGAGCAGAGGGATCCTAGAACCCGAGCCTATGATATCGAGGTAAAAGAACTATCTCTATCTTTCCAGTCATTCGAGTTAAGCCAAATTTCCAGGGAAAATAACAGTAGAGCCGATGCGCTATCCCGTCTGGCATCGGCCGAGACTCGAAGTCTCAATGGTTCTATTTACCTCACCGAAGTGAAGACTCCTTCGATCGACAAAAAACAATATATGGAAATTTGCCAAGTGATAACTTGGATGATACCAATTTTGGCCATCCTGGAAAAAGGAACGTTGCCTCTCAGTAAAAAGGACGCACATAAAATCAAATATAGAGCATCTGGATACACCATCATAAACGGAAAACTTTATAGAATGTCAGCCTCACCCCCACTTTTCCAATGTCTAGATACGGAAGAGCAAAAACTTGCTCTAGAGATGGTCCATGAAGGCATCTGCGGAGAGCACCTTGCTAGAACGGC